One Ancylothrix sp. D3o genomic window, AGGCAGTTGAAGGATTCCTTACCCCAGACAGCAGATTTACGAGAAAGTCTCGATCAAGTCCTAGAGCAATTTAACTTGGAGCTACTACTGGAGTCGCCCAGTTTTCAAGAGAGTTTGCGCTCGCAACTTGATCAGCTCAAAAGCGATTACATCAACCAGTACCGCATCCATCACCGCGACCACTACCAAGCTGTACAAAGTTTACACTCTGACTTAGTTGGGGCGGAAGAGAAGCTGAGAACCTTAGAAGGGTTAAACGAGATTAGTGAATTGGGTCTACCTGTCACTCCAAGCCACCGGCACAGGCAAGAGATTCTGCTCAATCAGCTACGGGTTTGTTCGGCAACCGATCAGGAGTTACAGCAGGGTTTGGCGCACGATCCTTTGTGTGGGCGTTGTCGCCTGGAGTTACGGCAGCCAGTCCCCAGTGAACCAGTCACAGATTGGCAACGGGAATTAGATGGGGCGCTGATTGAGCAATTTGCCCGATTAAAGAGTGAAACAGTTAAGCGCCTACTCAGAAATAGTGAGACAGAAAGGCTGAGGGCGCTGCTGCAAATTCTTGAATCAGGTAAGGCTGAGGATTTGGTCGGGCTGCTGACAGATGAGGTAACGCAGCGTCTCCAATCCCTTTTGCAACAAGCAAATGTTGTCTCTGCTGCGAGTGATGTGTTAGCACAGATAAGGGAAGCTTATCCGACAATTGAGCGTCAGCAACTACAAGAAGTTGTACAGGCAATAGAACTACTGCTAGAGGCTAAGTTTGAAGAAGCGGAACAAGAAAATCCAGGTAAGACCGTGCGAATTAACCTGGAGTAATGTGAGATCGAGGCAACAATGGGGAACTTTAAAAGAAGAGAGAGATAGGAAACTAGGCTGTGTCTATTGATTCTGAAGTAGTTATACAGATTTTGAGGCGATCGCCCCAAGGCTTCACCCCGTTTGAGGTTCTAGATTATCTGCTGACCCAACCGCAGTATCAAGGGTGTAGCAGAGCTAGCCTCTTTTCTAAACTGTTACCTGAACTCCAAAATCTGCGTGATTCTCAAGTAGTTGCCCATGTCTCCCCTCGCTGGGTCCTAGTGGAGGCTTTAGAAAACACTACAGAAAGACTTATTGATCAGTCTAAAGATGCAGTAAGTTCTGAGGAAAATAGTAAGACTCAAGCTTCAGTCTCTCCAAATGGCTCTGATGAAGACTCACATACTCATCTTCAAGAATGGACACCCCAGGTGGGTGACAAGGTTTTAGTGAAGGGGAGAGGCTCAACTCTATTTTCTGTTCTGAGTCTCATATATATAGGAAGTGAAATATATGCTGAGTTATCACACCCATTAGGGCCACAATCAATTACTATCAAAAAACCTTTTTCTGAATTAATCCTCGCTGATTACAAGAAACTAAAACAGAACCTTACTGAACCCAATAATTCAAAATTTACAGTAGCTATAAAACAGGAGGATAGCCATGTTGTAGAGGCTTCACTGGATGTTCCTATTGAAAAACTTAATATATCCCTACGTGCCTTTAATTCTCTGAAAAAAGCTGGTATTAACACTGTCAGAGAACTAGAAATATGTTCTGATGAAGGTTTGCTGGGACTCAAGAATTTTGGGCAAACCTCACTAACTGAAGTACGGTCAGCACTGGCTACCTTTCAACCTCCGCTCAAATCTACACCAAATCAAGAAATTTCTCCCTTGCCTGAATGGGCAAATATTCCTAGTTTACAGGTACCTACATATTGCTTATCTATATCTGTTGCTGTGCGTAAGCTTGTCAGTAAATATCGTGTAGTTGCTCACTTGATTTTTGCTTTTGAGGCAGGTCAAATTTTTTTTGATTCACAGCAAGAGGAAGAGTTAAAAGCTGCTCTCGATCCCTTTCAAGCACTGCGTGATGCTCCTCAAAGCTATCTTGATTGGCTTGCTAGTTTATCCAAGTCCACACAGATTGAGGTCTTAGCCAAAAAACAGTGGACACCAGAGAGGTTAAGAGAATTATCCCCACAACAAGTTCTGTTTGCGATTCCCTCAGATGCTAGTCAAACCACTCTTTATGCTCTTATATCTGGTCAAATACCCTCAAGATGCTTTACAACGATTGCCGAAGAAATAGATGATGCTTTGGATTCATTAAATGATAAGAACAAAATTATATTGAAACAGCGTTTAGGTTTGTATGATGGAAACCGACGAAGCCTTGAAGATATTGGGCAAGAGCTAGAACTAACTCGTGAAAGAGTACGACAAATTGTAGATAAAGCAATCAATAAACTGAATGCTTTTAATAAACAAAGTATCTTAATACAGTTTAGACAGGTAGCAATTAATACCTTGAAATCTGCTGGCTCCCTTATTACACTACAGAAATGGTGTGAAGCTATAAGTAAGATATATCCTCCTGGGGAAGTTCACTTACCGTCAGTCATTTTGTGGCTCGTAGACTTTATTCCTGAAATTCAGAGTTTTCAGATTTCAAAAACTCAATTTTTTTATACGAATCCACTAACTCACCAAATATTGTCGGACGTACAGCCTCAGCTTGCAGAGTTTTGGGAAGGACAGAGGATTAGTGAACGCTCTCAACTTCAGCAAATCATACTGGCTCTATTACCTCAAGATATTCTTAATCCTGAAACAGTTGCCAACAGTTTAATTAATGTCCTGTGTCAGGAGGCTATACCTGGGATATTCAGCGCTGAAGCCTGGAATATAACAGACTATGCCTACTATGTCTTACATCAAGCAGGAAAGCCCCTTCATTTCTCAGAAGTAGGTCAACGAATCCAACTGCTAAAACCAGACTGGAAAGCAGAAAATATAGAAAGATCTGCACAGGGAGCGATTGAGCGTCACCCTGACATTATTCGTTGTGGCAGTGGTATTTATGGCTTACGGGAGTGGGGAACTATGGAATACAGCCACTTTCGCGAAGTTCTGCTTGACTATCTA contains:
- a CDS encoding DNA-directed RNA polymerase subunit alpha C-terminal domain-containing protein encodes the protein MSIDSEVVIQILRRSPQGFTPFEVLDYLLTQPQYQGCSRASLFSKLLPELQNLRDSQVVAHVSPRWVLVEALENTTERLIDQSKDAVSSEENSKTQASVSPNGSDEDSHTHLQEWTPQVGDKVLVKGRGSTLFSVLSLIYIGSEIYAELSHPLGPQSITIKKPFSELILADYKKLKQNLTEPNNSKFTVAIKQEDSHVVEASLDVPIEKLNISLRAFNSLKKAGINTVRELEICSDEGLLGLKNFGQTSLTEVRSALATFQPPLKSTPNQEISPLPEWANIPSLQVPTYCLSISVAVRKLVSKYRVVAHLIFAFEAGQIFFDSQQEEELKAALDPFQALRDAPQSYLDWLASLSKSTQIEVLAKKQWTPERLRELSPQQVLFAIPSDASQTTLYALISGQIPSRCFTTIAEEIDDALDSLNDKNKIILKQRLGLYDGNRRSLEDIGQELELTRERVRQIVDKAINKLNAFNKQSILIQFRQVAINTLKSAGSLITLQKWCEAISKIYPPGEVHLPSVILWLVDFIPEIQSFQISKTQFFYTNPLTHQILSDVQPQLAEFWEGQRISERSQLQQIILALLPQDILNPETVANSLINVLCQEAIPGIFSAEAWNITDYAYYVLHQAGKPLHFSEVGQRIQLLKPDWKAENIERSAQGAIERHPDIIRCGSGIYGLREWGTMEYSHFREVLLDYLSKQPLPVDAEDIYVELSQSYPVTRATVSMNLNLHPNLFHKFGRSNIYGVAGRRYELPEQNLINLLVAKLEVEPVSIYALERDPDFCEYNYKTINLYLNVSPLFWQVSSSKDKKFALSVDGKRKYEVGDALKMIQEIFNQVHEPLHSKDFLHMIRSSYAYPPREGAFGRILTENKDYITITEAIFIPRVWMSDEALSPILEDLDTEIFREIVAFTLSSARKQLSASVLFDWLKFCYRNRFFYRGSLIFERINLSDLSDEIVQITRKIGKVCQRNGDISVLNLGQDANSQEIDRTLRLDLEDLRQQAQSGQRTPSKGLASKPDGKYRVRHVEVGIEVHVSKGGGTDNPYAHVLQVLLNGEPFDPSRHNPIPANTATLEQRQQALQKLYATELTAYGQVDSYLQVAIGPRPSWGIAYRQMEPITEPATGGVA